In Mercenaria mercenaria strain notata chromosome 14, MADL_Memer_1, whole genome shotgun sequence, the following are encoded in one genomic region:
- the LOC128548608 gene encoding piggyBac transposable element-derived protein 4-like: MASFHDNDFSDIDDTEMEYMMGFNETVNDSDISMSSDDDSDDDVPLVDLIQRQNVNRRDEEVGGVQEWSANFRPINVNVFSGNPGPSVIMDVNKTEMDFFNLLFTPQMIQQIVHETNKYATKKQLEKPDDKWRNVTFSEIRAYLGFQIVMGIIAAPNLNMYWSSDPMFSPCGIKERMTHDRYDKISKYFHVADTSCNPARGQPGHDKLSHVRPILEAVRVNLMANYEPHRETTVDEAMIGYTGRLGFKQYVPMKPTKRGIKVWVRADPHNGYVNDIQVYLGKENRDGDKGLGERVVMDLVTPILNRGHHVYCDNYFTTVALFEELQQQGTYACGTFRSNRRGIPDEIKQQKLKEQGTSVTMQKGNMVATAWRDKKTVFILSTNFDPTTPRTTVQRRQKDGSQKDVSCPESVRNYTKYMNGVDHADQLRAMYSLARKSAKWWKFLFWFLVDLAIVGAYILMKESPNHQQKTRTGKPKPLTQLDFRKKLAKQLIGDFMQKRKRDVLKENIQLQSRICWPANLGKRRTCKMCSKNGKRRETQYGCEGCGVNLCVECYKPYHVETFPERFGK; this comes from the coding sequence atggcGAGCTTTCATGACAATGATTTTTCGGATATAGACGACACAGAAATGGAATATATGATGGGATTTAATGAAACCGTGAATGATTCAGATATTTCTATGTCTAGTGACGATGATTCTGACGACGATGTGCCTTTAGTTGACTTAATTCAGCGACAGAATGTGAACCGACGTGACGaggaagtgggtggggtacaagaATGGAGTGCAAATTTTAGACCGATAAATGTTAACGTTTTCAGTGGAAATCCGGGACCTTCCGTGATTATGgatgtaaataaaactgaaatggatttttttaatttattattcacACCCCAGATGATTCAACAAATTGTGCATGAGACCAACAAATATGCAACAAAAAAGCAGCTGGAGAAACCTGATGATAAATGGAGGAACGTTACATTTAGTGAAATAAGAGCCTATCTTGGATTTCAGATTGTGATGGGGATTATTGCAGCACCAAATTTGAATATGTACTGGAGTAGTGATCCTATGTTTAGTCCATGTGGAATAAAAGAGAGAATGACACACGATCGGTATGATAAAATCAGTAAGTACTTCCACGTAGCTGACACATCATGCAATCCGGCACGCGGACAACCAGGCCATGACAAACTTTCACATGTTCGACCGATTCTTGAAGCCGTGCGTGTCAATTTGATGGCCAATTATGAACCGCACCGTGAAACGACAGTTGATGAGGCTATGATTGGATATACCGGTCGCTTAGGATTCAAACAATATGTGCCAATGAAGCCGACTAAACGTGGGATCAAAGTGTGGGTAAGGGCGGACCCTCACAATGGATATGTGAATGACATTCAAGTGTATTTAGGTAAGGAGAACCGTGACGGAGACAAGGGTTTAGGGGAACGAGTTGTGATGGATTTAGTAACACCAATTTTGAATCGCGGACATCATGTGTATTGTGACAATTATTTCACTACGGTAGCACTATTCGAGGAATTACAACAGCAAGGAACTTACGCGTGTGGAACATTTAGATCCAACAGACGAGGAATTCCGGACGAAATAAAACAGCAGAAGCTGAAGGAACAAGGGACATCTGTCACGATGCAGAAAGGAAACATGGTTGCGACAGCTTGGAGGGACAAGAAGACCGTATTCATTTTATCTACAAACTTCGATCCAACAACGCCGAGGACAACAGTTCAACGAAGGCAGAAAGACGGAAGTCAGAAAGATGTTTCTTGCCCGGAGTCCGTACGAAATTACACAAAGTACATGAACGGTGTTGACCATGCGGATCAGCTACGGGCAATGTACAGTCTAGCGCGCAAGTCAGCCAAGTGGTGGAAATTTCTTTTCTGGTTTTTAGTTGATCTTGCCATAGTTGGAGCCTATATTCTGATGAAGGAATCACCAAATCACCAACAGAAGACAAGAACAGGAAAACCTAAGCCACTGACACAACTGGATTTTCGAAAGAAACTCGCGAAGCAGCTAATTGGGGACTTTATGCAGAAAAGGAAACGCGACGTGCTCAAGGAAAATATTCAGCTACAAAGCAGGATATGCTGGCCGGCTAATTTGGGAAAAAGGCGAACCTGTAAGATGTGTTCAAAAAATGGAAAGCGACGCGAAACACAGTATGGTTGTGAAGGATGCGGAGTGAATCTTTGTGTTGAGTGCTATAAGCCGTACCACGTTGAAACATTTCCGGAGCGATTTGGGAAATAG